GAAAGATCCACCCTCAGCGCATCACCATGCCCCGGGCCCTCCAGAGACCTGGGACCGTTTGGGATGGGAGGGAGGCTGGGGGAAAGAGCGCTTCCATGGCGCTGGACCCCTACTCAGGTTGCCACTGCTGCTCTCCTTTTATCTACCTATTCCGCGGAGGAGCTGGGCTAGTCGGTATTATATCATATAGTATTAGAGGACGTCATATATCAAATCATATGATATCAAATTATATCCTATCACATTATCtcaggaggaaagagaaagcaggAGGGCTGGTTTGGTTTTGGAGGGTTGTGAAAGACATTAGAAGGCTGCGGAAATCTCAACCAAACGAAATCTCTGTTTACTATTGTGGTCCACCTCAGGAAGCGTTTAGCAAGAGCTCGGCTCCAGGACGGATGTTCACTCTTAATTTCAtacagaggagggaggggagggagggatgagagagagagagagagagagagagagagagagagagagagagagagagagagagagagagagagagagagagagagagagaaatgtcccATCAGATCAGaaatctttctccctttttcctaaGCTTTCCCTTCCATCTCCCTTCGCTACTCTACTTCTGGCGGCTCCGACTTCACTGCCCCGAAAAGAATTCTTGTGTCTCCAAGCCCCGTTTTCTCAGATGGAAAATTGGGGGGAAGGCCTTAAGACAGAGCAAGAGGGTGGAGGAGATTCGATTCGGATCTCTTTAAGAGGCTAGCTTTTGTTGAGGGCGGCTTCCCCcgctcttttttgttttctccatctAGGCCAAGAGTCCTTGGAGGGAAGATCTAGGGATCTTAGGGAATTGGACCCTCGTAGTTCCCGCTGAGAGGGGGCCAGAATGGCTGGAGCAGCCTCTAACCCCCTTCAATCCTCATCTTCGGTAAGATCCAACAGACCCAGGCCAGCCAGAATGTGGACAGAAGCAGGGTACTCTGCCCAGCCTCCGACTGGCCTGGGAGCTGTGTGACCACGAGGTATTTGGAGATCTCCAAGCAACTAAGAAAAGTGATCTGAGGAGCTTGAAGCTGAGGGCGCAGAAAAAAAGGGCGGGCATAGGTTTCCCTATTTCCCATCACTCCTTTCCACCCGACTGGCCTTCCTCCCGGGAACGCAGCCAGTCTTTGTAACCTCTCCTGAGACTATGTGGGTAGAGGGCTCCCCGGCTTCCTGGGGTTCTTACAGGCTCGCTCATCACTAGTTCCCAACCTTCAGGGTTCCAGCTTCATTATACTGCGCGCTGGGCGAATAAGCAGCAGTTCGCCGGAGTTCCGGTGCCCGCCGTGTACTGGGACACGGCCAGGCGTTATTTCAGAGCGCTAGGGTATATAGGAATCAGGATGAGGGATGTCGGCTCGTAGTATCCGGGGGACCGCTAGCCTATTCTCGGGAAAGAACTGGCGACTTTTAAAAACAGTTTCAGAGCTGGCTGTAAATCAGGGAATTATGCTTGGGGTCGAAATCCAGTTTGAGGCCGCTATTAAATGCAGCCTTCTCGGTCCTCTCCTGGTTTGGAGAGCGCTATTGTGAGGGGAGGTGTGGGGCGACACTGATTTCGTTTAATGCGGGGAATGCCGTCCCTCGAGACATCCTCAGAGTTTCAGGTTTACCTGAAAGTGGAGAAGAAGCAGAAGAGACCCCCGTCTCTCTCAGACCTCTctaaataagaataacaataataatgataataaaattttaaagtctgGACTTTAACGATTTAGACAAATGAGGAGTGTAGACTGGGAAGGCTGCTGGACCCCAGTGACCTGAGTTCCCTGGCATCTGGGCAGATATATATCCCCCGCCAAACTCTATTTGTCTCACCCCTTTCCCGGATGGTGCGACGCTCCCATTTTGCTGCAGcgtctcattcaactggaaaaGAGCTAGCGTCGGAAGCAGCTTTCTCCATAACATGGAGGACTAAGAGACACCGAGAGAAAGCAGAtcggtggggaaaaaaaaggagaaaaatctcccAACGAATTCCCCCGCCCCAGTTCTCCACCCAATACCACCTGTGTTCCAAAGAAAGAGGACTAGAGGAGGGAATCTTTGTGCCCTATCGGTTCCCTTCTCCCAGGTGCGCTCCTCCCGCCGGCTAGGAGCTCCATCCGAAGGGAGAGGGGAAACTTTGGTTCCTGGTTTGTTTTCCTCTGATCCTCCTGGGGTTTCCCAGCCCCGAATTAGGCTGAAGTTAAGAGAAGGGGAGCGAGGAAAACCTGCTGAGCTAACAGCTGCCAAGGCCCAAAGCGCCCTCCTGAGAGGACACCCCCCAAAAGCGGCCGGGACCGCGCAGTCTCCACATGCAAACGCAAAGCTTGCTGCACATACAGCCTCCTCGGCTTAGGGCCCTCACCAGACCCCGGCTCCTGTGAAACAACCCATCTGGCACGTACAACCAATACGGCGCGTGCGTGTGCAAAAAAGGACCCGTGCCTGTCCACACGAGGGGCAGCCGTGGGCGTGCGTTCGTGGGTGAGGGCGACAGGAACCCGCGCGGACGGCGATGGCGAAAATTCGATGGGCTTGGTAAGTGGCCAGGCCCCAGGTTGTAGTAGAGCTGGGCTGGCGCGGCCCGGGCTCAGGCCCCGCAAGCTCACCGCTAGAAATCACCTTTCCCCTAGCTCTCCACAGCCTCGGCGCGCTAAGTGACTCGGGAAACCGAGAGAGAGGGGCTTTCCGAATCTGCAACGAAGGAGACAAAGAATAGCTGTCCACGCAACCCCCGCTCACGTTCCGTGATCGGCTATCACCACAAACTCCCGCACCCCGATCCCCGGCCCGGCCGTTCCTGGGGAAACTGCGAAGGAGGGCCAGCGGGTCCCGGGTTATATCCCGGTAGTGGAGAGTAAGGACCTGGCCTCTCCCAACACCCTCCACGGCCAGGCCCAGGGCAGCCTGCCTCGCTAAAGCCGGGCTCTCAAAGCCGCCGGGGGTCAGCGTGGACTGGCCGTGAGCTAAAACTTGGCCCCCCAACTTCCGAGCCCAAACCTGCATTTCAGCCGCCTTCCTGTCCTCCGGGGCCGAGGACCGGAGGCTCTGCTCTGTGagacttgggggaggggaggggaggggagccgGGTAGGAGGTGAAGGGGGTGGGGCGTACACCGGCCCCCTCTAGGTTTGGAGTCACTTTCCAGCCACCGCTCCCTCTGCGACTTGGGCCGCCCCCAGCCTgcagaggagaagagggagcGGTGGGGTGGGGGAGACCAGGCCTCCAGGCCCCTGGCTCTTTCTTGCTCCTTCACAGTCGGGCCCTGGTCCCCCCAGCCGGTGACCTGCCTGCCCTCGGGCACTTCTGggcagagagagcgagagcgagcaGAGGAGGCGAACCCCCAGCAAGCCGAGGAGGCAGGCGCGTGGACCTCCGGAGTCGCCCCgccgcccccgccccctcccccaaaacGAGAAGGTAAATACTTACTTAGCCCCAGCACCAGGTACAATCTAATACTCAACAATACTGACGCCTTGTTTTTTTGCTCTGTCCGGACCACAATGCTGTAGCCAATTTAGATATGCTATAAATTTAAGAGGTTGCCATGGCCACGGCGCGCTTATTGGCCGTCGGGCGCGCTACGTGCGTCGCCACGTCACCAAATCTGAATAAGGATGCGCGAATTAGTCAGCGGCCAGACAAAGATGAGGATGCGGACGGCATGAAAGTGGAGAAAAGTAGCAGACACTCCGGCACCCGGGGAAACAGCTCGCGAGGTGGGGAGAGAGCCGCCGCCACTGCCACCGCTGCTGCGCGCGGGGGGGACGCTTAGAGATCGGGGAGTGTGGGGCCCAGGTCCGGGGGATGAGGCTGTGAAACGCCACCACCGTCCCCCCCTCTCCCAGCGACCGAGAGCTTCCTGTCCCCCGATCCCCTCCAGCTCAAGGATCGACTCTCTGGCGTTTTGGCTGCCCGATCAACCGGCCCGGGGGAACGGCGCCCGGGACTCGCGGCCGCCCGGGAGCGGCGGGCGCatcgggccgggccgggccgggggaCTCAGGCTCTTGGAGCGAGAACCGCAAACGCCTGGATTCCCGGGCCGACAGGGCAACTGGGGGGAGCGGCTGGCTTTCCCGGGCCCTAGGGTCATGATGGTGCATTGTGCCGGCTGCGAGCGGCCCATCCTGGACCGGTTTCTACTCAACGTCCTGGACCGCGCGTGGCACATCAAGTGTGTTCAGTGTTGCGAGTGCAAATGTAACCTCACCGAGAAGTGTTTCTCGCGGGAAGGGAAACTCTACTGCAAGAACGACTTCTTCAGGTGAGTGGCTCCCACGTCGGCTCCCGGCCCTggcctccccttcctcccctcccctcgtctcccctctcctcccccggCCCGAAAGCTCAGAGAAGTCTCACCGAGAGCGTTTGGGGGAAGCTGAGGCGCACGGGGGCAGAGGGCCAGGGGCCCGGCCAAGGGACTTTTTATGTCtctacacacacacccacacacacacccacacacatacatacacacacacacacacacacacacacacacacacacacacacacacacacacaccaattcTGCTCCCAATTCAGCCCAAGTGCCTGAATGTCCGGGGGCTGGGATGAGAATCCTACTTCACTTAGCTAGCCTTCCCGCAGGTGCCCCGGGCTGCGGAGTCGGGCTGAAGAAGCCCTCCCTGCCCCGTCCTCTTGCGAACAGCAGGGACCAATTTTGACCCCAAAAGATCCCagcccccctacacacacacacacacacacacacacacacacacacacacacacatacacacacacacacacacacacacacacacacacacacacaaaccaggATTGCCGAAACAGGAGGGAGGGAAACCCGGGGAATTCAGAGATGGAAGGCGAGATGGAAGACGGGGGAATCTGACAAACTTTTCTAGTGCCCCCCCTTCCTGATCCTCGGATGAGCACAGAGGACCGCAGGCTGGCCAGGCCTGATGAATCCTAGCTACAGAGCTGGGCTCCCCTATGGAAACGTCCTTCCCGAGATCGGGTGAACGCGGGCTGGGAGAGAAAGGGGTGCCCGCTGCGAGCTGGCCCCGGCTACAGCCCGGGAAACCGGCTTAAAGTCAGCGAGCCCCACTGAGTGAAGATTCGGAAATCACAGAAGCGCGCCGAGGCCCAGAACTGGGGACTGGGGGATGGGGGAGTCGGAAGAACTGGTTAAGTAGCTCTCCCGGATCCAGGTGTGTGGGGGTGGAGAGGGGAcagcttttctttctccttttgaaaGTTGGGGGGACGCATTTAAAAAAATCGTCCCTAcgcctttccccttcttccaaaACCCCGGTAGCGCCGGCAGGAGCTGGGGCTAAACAAGTCTTTGTGTGGGCCAGCCCGAGAGGCAGCGGCCTGGGGTCAGCGGGGAGGGACAGATCCCCGAGAGCGCGGGGAGCCGGAGTCCCCTGGCCCCTCAGGCCAAACGAAGGTGAATTTCAATAGGTGAAAAGACAGGCTCCGCTTTACACATGTAAACTACTCCTAATGGGCGCTAGCTGCCCGGCCCCCCTCGCCTTGCAGGGCTTTCAAAGCTTCTAATGATTTTGGATAAGGCGAAGATGAGTCAATTATGCTTCAGGATAAGACCGAAAATGACTTATGGGGCCTAATGTGCTCACTGCATCAACGTCACCCCAAATCTCCCTGTTTGGGAGAGCCAGGCCATTTCTGTGGGGATGTGTGTGCTGCTGTGTCCACAGCAATATGTGACTGTGTGTCTTTGTGCATGTCCGTGTATCTTTGTGTATTGTCCTGCTTTCTGCCTCTGTGCCCATGGgagtgtgtgcttgtgtgtggtGGGTCTCcacctgtgtgtatgtgtgtgcctgTTAATACCTGTGAGTATACGTGTCTTTGTGGGTGCTTGCAAATGTACCCGTATGTGTGCCTATGAGTTTGTGTGTACTTGCGTCTGTTTATTCCTCTTGGTGTCTTGTGTATCTATGTGGCTTTTTGTATGGCTTTAGTATGTGCACCTTCGGGTCtatgtgtatttatttgtgtatgtgtgtggactTCCCATCAacccaagggggaaaaaatccacaACTCCCTCACCTCTCCCATCGCTCTCCGTGTCTGGCACTTGCCTCCACAAACCCTgagttccttctttcctttgggGGTGGTAAATTTTCAGCTCATCGGACAGCCCAGATAGAAAGCCAGGGGGATTCCCTAAAATGAATTAGAACTCCTAAGAGAGGGGAGAAATTGTCCTCAATTCCTTGGTAAAAAGAAGCCGGTTTTGTAAATCTCCCAAACCCCGGCTCCTCCAGGTTATACCCTCCTTTTTCCTgcttcttcatcctcctcctccatcgGGAGTCGCTTGAAACCCGCACACTGCCCAGTAGCTTCGGGAGTGGCTAGTCGAAGTAGGGCCGAACCCCGGGAAATGGGTCGTGAGGGAACTAAGGACCTCAAGCCTGTGCCTTTTACTGTCATCTATCCGGTGCAGCCGGTTCCAAGATTAAGGCTTTGGAAAACTCTTTGCTCCAGCCGAATCCCGGGCATCTTCTTATTTCCATTTGCTTCCAAGAAATCCACCTCCTGCTGCTCCCAGCCCGGGCCCCTTTCCCCACTCTCCTCACCCTCAGGGAATCCAGGCCGGGCCCCTGGGCTTCCCGGTCTGCAGGATAGCGGCCCAGGCTAGAGGAgattgaaagggaaagaaatctgATCTTACCTTCCCACCCAGCCCCAAACCTTTCTCATTttcgttattattttaataggGAACCAGCTCGGGAGTCTTGTCTCCTGCCCACTGATATTTTTACGACCTTATTATTAAttctgataaataaataataataagcactCACCATTATTTATTCATCgtaaataaatattagaaagcCTCTGGAGTTCCCTCCGATTTCGGGAGGAagagggaatgaaaaagaaattcgGGCTAGGGAAGAAAGAAGCAGGTGCGAGGGGATCTGGAGGAGGGCTGAGGGGTTTGTTAAATGCAAGGACACGCGAGGCTGTGGGGCTGGGCAGACCCCGTCCTGGCTGGAATCCGGCTGCCCGGCTCTTCCCTGCCCTTAAAGCTTCTCTCCTTCTCCACCCTGTGCTCCCCGTTCTTTCCTCAGGCGCTTTGGCACCAAATGCGCGGGGTGTGCGCAAGGCATCTCTCCCAGCGACCTGGTTCGGAAGGCCCGAAGCAAAGTATTTCACCTCAACTGCTTCACCTGCATGGTCTGCAACAAGCAACTGTCCACGGGCGAGGAACTCTATATTATAGATGAGAACAAATTTGTTTGCAAAGAGGACTATTTGAACTCGCCCAGTGTCAAGGAAGGCAGCCTCAACTCAGGTACCCGGAGCCCGCCCGGGACCCGCGGCTGGCGCGCGAGGCTCTGGGGACTGGACTGGACCGACCCGGGCCTGCGTGCTCCCGCTGCAGCCACAGCCTCCGCCCAAACCTCAGCCTGGGCGCATCTGGGCGTTGGGGCGACGGGGCGGGAAGGTGGGAGGCTGGGGGCAGGGGGGGGAATCTCAATCCTGCTCCCCTTCAGGGCTCTAGAGTGGGCGGGATCACCAGGCGCGGGATCTGTACCTGAGAAAAGCTTTTAGATGGAGAGAAGGATGGGAGAGGTAAAGAAGAGGAATGGATTGTAGGAAGGGGTGTGAGGAAGTGCTGAAATCCGAGATGGGTGGGGAGGGGAAACATCTGGTATTCTGCCTGCCCTCTGTCCCACGTGACCACAACTGGCCGTGGAATGGGTCTCTCTGTCCACACCCCGCACTTCACAAAATGGAGGCGCCAGCGGGTTTTAGCACCggccttcctccccctctcctttacCCCCCACGGTGCCTCTCCCTCTCCGAAGATGGAACCCAATTGTCCCAacgacattttttttttttctgataaaaggaTCTTCCCCAGGCTGGGTGAAGGCCAAATATCCGGGTTCCCTTCTCCAGTCTTACAATTACGCAGGGTATTAGGGACCGGTAAGGGTGGGGTAAGAAGAGAAGGATTGGGGGGAAGTCGGGGATGTTGGAGAAAATGAATAGCAGCCGCCCTTCCCCAGCTCTGGTTCCATGTCCTCTCTTTTCCTTATCCCAACTGGGACAGTCCTCTCCTCTGGAAAATGGGATTGcactagtgtgtgtgtgtgtgtgtgtgtgtgtgtgtgtgtgtgtgtgtgtgtgtgtgtgtgagagagagagagagagagagagagagagggggggggggagggagggcaggagCTTCTCTGCCTCGACCTAGGCTCTTGCAACGTCCGGGCTCACCTTTGTACCCTCTCCTGCTCCCTCCGCAGTGTCATCCTGTACAGACCGAAGTTTGTCCCCAGACCTCCAGGACCCGCTCCAGGACGACCCCAAAGAGACCGACAACTCGACGTCTTCTGACAAGGAAACCACAAACAACGAGAACGAGGAACAGAACTCCGGCACCAAGAGGCGGGGGCCACGCACCACCATCAAGGCCAAACAGCTGGAAACGCTGAAGGCCGCCTTCGCAGCCACCCCCAAGCCCACGCGCCACATCCGCGAGCAGCTGGCGCAAGAGACGGGCCTCAACATGCGGGTCATCCAGGTAGGGAGGCTCCACTCCAAGCCTGGCCC
This sequence is a window from Sminthopsis crassicaudata isolate SCR6 chromosome 1, ASM4859323v1, whole genome shotgun sequence. Protein-coding genes within it:
- the LHX5 gene encoding LOW QUALITY PROTEIN: LIM/homeobox protein Lhx5 (The sequence of the model RefSeq protein was modified relative to this genomic sequence to represent the inferred CDS: inserted 1 base in 1 codon); translated protein: MMVHCAGCERPILDRFLLNVLDRAWHIKCVQCCECKCNLTEKCFSREGKLYCKNDFFRRFGTKCAGCAQGISPSDLVRKARSKVFHLNCFTCMVCNKQLSTGEELYIIDENKFVCKEDYLNSPSVKEGSLNSVSSCTDRSLSPDLQDPLQDDPKETDNSTSSDKETTNNENEEQNSGTKRRGPRTTIKAKQLETLKAAFAATPKPTRHIREQLAQETGLNMRVIQVWFQNRRSKERRMKQLSALGARRHAFFRSPRRMRPXGGRLDESEMLGSTPYTYYGDYQGDYYGPGGNYDFFPHAPPSQAQSPADSSYLPNSGPGSTPLGPLEPPLPGHHSSENQRYTDMISHPDTPSPEPGMTGSLHPIPGEVFTGGPSPPFSMSSNTGYSGPLSHPNQELNEAAVW